The Alloyangia pacifica DNA segment CCAGCTACCTGCTGCCGGCTCCGAGCTCGATCTTCTCGACCTTCCCCAGCATCGGCGCGGAACGCTGGGCCGGCCACGTCTGGGCAACGCTGCGGGTCGCGCTGCTGGGCTTCGCGCTCGCCATCGCCATCGCCATTCCTCTGGCTATCGCGCTGGTGCGCTCGCCGGCGCTGAACCGCACGCTCTACCCGCTGTTGGTGATCGTGCAATCCACCCCGGTCGTCGCCATCGCGCCGATCATCATCGTGGTGCTGGGAGCCGGCGATGCGCCGCGCATCGTCATCACCACGCTGATCTGCTTCTTCCCGATGGTGGTCTCCACCGCCACCGGGCTTGCCGCCACGCCGCCTGAACTCATCGAGCTGTCGCGGAGCCTGCGCGCCCCGGTCTTTCGAGAAATCACCCAGATCCGGCTGCCTTTCGCCGTGCCCTACATCTTCTCGGCGCTGAAGATCTCGGTGACGCTGGCGGTGATTGGCGCGGTTGTGGCCGAGTTCTGCGCCTCGGACGCAGGCGTCGGCTACTTCATCCAATTCTCGACCTCGATGTTCAAGCTGCCGCAGGCCTGGGCCGGGCTCTTCGTCCTCGCCGCCATGTCACTGGCCTTGTTCCAGGCGGTGAGCTGGGCACAGAAGCTGCTCTTCCCCTGGAGCCTGCCGCGCAGGCGCTGAGCCCGCTCGCCCCCCTTTCGCATCGGGCGGCCCGCCGCCCGGTGCCTTCCCCCGGAGTAGAAGCAGTCAGGCCACGGCCCGGACATTGCTCCCCACCCTGCCGGACCTTCCGGCATCCTACTTTGGAGACCGCAATGAGCACCAACTACGACCTTGCCGAGCTGAACAAGGAAACCACCATCGGCGGCATGGGCAGCACCATCGAGCGCGACGTCCCTGCCATCGATCTGTCCGACTTCGACACCCGCAAGCACGAGATCGCCGACGCCCTCTGGGACGCCGCCACGGGCATCGGTTTCTTCCAGGTCTACAACCACGGCATCCCCGAGCAAGACATCGACGCCGCCTTCGACACCGCCTGGGAGTTCTTCGAGCTGCCGACCGAGGTGAAGGCGCAATACCCGATGCCGAAGGGCACCAACGCCGGTTGGGAATTCAAGGCGCAGGTGCGCCCCTCCACCGGCACGCCCGACAACAAGGAAAGCTATCAGGTCACCCGCCCGCTGATGGATGGCAAGTGGCCGACCGAGGAAGAGCTTCCCCGGTTCAAGGAACGCGCGCTGAAGTTCGAGCGCCAGAACTGGGAGCTGGGCATGCGGATCCTGTCGTGCTTTGCGCTCAAGATGGGCTTTGCCGAAGATTTCTTCACCCATGCGCATGACCCGGAGTCGGACCAGTACCAGTCGACGCTGCGGCTCATCCACTACATGTCGATGGAAGACGCCAAGCCCGAGGACTTCAAGGCCTGGCGCGCCGGGGCGCATTCGGACTTCGACTGCCTCACCATCCTGCACCAGAAGGAAGGCGAGGGCGGGCTGCAGGTCTGCCCGGGCAAGGACGCGGGCTCCAATGCCTGGACCGACGTGCCGCCGCGCCGCGGCTACATCACCTGCAATATCGGCGACATGCTGATGCGCTGGTCGGACGATCAGCTGCAGTCGACGCTGCACCGGGTGCGCATGCCCTATGAGGGCGAGTACAAGGGCCGCCGCCTGTCGCTGCCGTTCTTCTGCCAGGCCAACCGCGACGCGGTCATGCAGGGCCCGTTGGGCAAGTACGAGCCGATCACCGCGGGCGACTACCTGACCATGCGCATCAATGCCAACTTCGCCGCCAGCCAGGCCGCCAAGAAGTAAGGCGTTGAGCATGGGCCGTTCGGGTGACACCATCGCGACAAAGGGCAGGGCGCAGATCCCTGCCAGACCCAGCTTCGGAAGGTCCATGCTGCACGGCCGCGCTCTGCGCTACATCGACGAGGTCGCCCGTCAGGGCTCCATCCGCAAGGCGGCGCGCGAGTTGAATGTCGCCGCCTCCGCGGTCAACCGGCAGGTGCTCGAGGTCGAGGCCGACTTCGGCGTGCCGATCTTCGAGCGCCTGCCGCGCGGGTTGAAGCTGACCGCCCCGGGCGAGCTGCTCATTGCCCATATCCGCGAGACGCTGAAGGGCCACGACCGGCTGCAGGCGCGCGTCCATGCGTTGAAGGGCCTGTCGCACGGCGAGGTTACCGTCGCCACAATGGCGACGCTCGCCGCCGGTCGGCTCGGCGACGTGGTGGCCGAGTATTGCGAGCGTCATCCGCGGGTCGAGCTGAAGGTCACCGTCTGCAACCGTTCCGAGCTGATGGAGATGGTGGCTTCGGGCGAGGCCGAGATCGGCCTTGGCTACAACCTGCCCGAGGACAACCGCATGCAGCTCTCGGCCGTCTTCCAGCACCGGCTCGGCGCGGTGGTGGCGCCGGGTCACCCGCTCACGGCCAAGCCGAACGTGCGCGTCGCCGACTGCCTGATCTACCCGCTGGTGCTGGCCTCGCAGCAGCTGTCGCTGCGGCCGCTGATCGAGAACCTCGCCCCGGCCAATGCCGATCTGCGGCCGGTGGTGGAAACCAATTCCACCGAGATGATGAAGCGCCTCGTGCGCCGCCCGCCGCATGTGACCTTTCTCAACCGCGTCGACGTCGACCAGGAGTTGCGCGACGGCGATCTTGCCTTCCTGCCGCTGATGGCCGCCGCCGGACGGCAGCGGCTCAGCCTCGTGCACCGCAGCCGCGGGGCGCTCAGCTCGGCGGCGGACGGCTTCATGCAGGCGATCAAGGACCACTTCGGGCGGGGCGATAGCTGAGCGCCCGACAAGCTACGGAAAGACCTGAGATGACCACCAAGATGCACCGCCGCCTCGAAGAGGCGTTCGCGGCAGGCGGAGACCTGCTGCTCACCCAGTTGCGCTGTCCCGCCGCGCTGTTGACCGAGGGTGCGCCCGTCGGGGCCCCGGTGGACGCCGACGGCACCGCGCGTGTCGATCTGCTGATCCGCGCCGGGCGCATCGCCGCTGTCGCGGCGCCGGGCGGGATCGCGACCGATGCGCCGCGTCTGAGCCTTGGCGGACGGCACGTCTGGCCGATGCTGGTCGACGCCCACACCCATCTCGACAAGGGCCACGTGATGGGCCGCGCGCCCAGCTCCGGCGGCACCCATCCCGGCGCGCGCGAGGCCACGACCCGCGACCGCATCGCCCATTGGCGGCACGACGACCTGATCCACCGCATGGACTTCGGGCTCTCCTGCGCAGAGGCGCATGGCGTC contains these protein-coding regions:
- a CDS encoding ABC transporter permease, with amino-acid sequence MSLSMPDFSKPESKRPDLRRILAAPGVAAILTILGTVALWELAARSLNIPSYLLPAPSSIFSTFPSIGAERWAGHVWATLRVALLGFALAIAIAIPLAIALVRSPALNRTLYPLLVIVQSTPVVAIAPIIIVVLGAGDAPRIVITTLICFFPMVVSTATGLAATPPELIELSRSLRAPVFREITQIRLPFAVPYIFSALKISVTLAVIGAVVAEFCASDAGVGYFIQFSTSMFKLPQAWAGLFVLAAMSLALFQAVSWAQKLLFPWSLPRRR
- a CDS encoding isopenicillin N synthase family dioxygenase — encoded protein: MSTNYDLAELNKETTIGGMGSTIERDVPAIDLSDFDTRKHEIADALWDAATGIGFFQVYNHGIPEQDIDAAFDTAWEFFELPTEVKAQYPMPKGTNAGWEFKAQVRPSTGTPDNKESYQVTRPLMDGKWPTEEELPRFKERALKFERQNWELGMRILSCFALKMGFAEDFFTHAHDPESDQYQSTLRLIHYMSMEDAKPEDFKAWRAGAHSDFDCLTILHQKEGEGGLQVCPGKDAGSNAWTDVPPRRGYITCNIGDMLMRWSDDQLQSTLHRVRMPYEGEYKGRRLSLPFFCQANRDAVMQGPLGKYEPITAGDYLTMRINANFAASQAAKK
- a CDS encoding LysR family transcriptional regulator; amino-acid sequence: MLHGRALRYIDEVARQGSIRKAARELNVAASAVNRQVLEVEADFGVPIFERLPRGLKLTAPGELLIAHIRETLKGHDRLQARVHALKGLSHGEVTVATMATLAAGRLGDVVAEYCERHPRVELKVTVCNRSELMEMVASGEAEIGLGYNLPEDNRMQLSAVFQHRLGAVVAPGHPLTAKPNVRVADCLIYPLVLASQQLSLRPLIENLAPANADLRPVVETNSTEMMKRLVRRPPHVTFLNRVDVDQELRDGDLAFLPLMAAAGRQRLSLVHRSRGALSSAADGFMQAIKDHFGRGDS